The Pogona vitticeps strain Pit_001003342236 chromosome 6, PviZW2.1, whole genome shotgun sequence genome contains a region encoding:
- the MRPL35 gene encoding large ribosomal subunit protein bL35m: MFHYVEKQKPLPRFCSLSSRTDPRLMPYRAGTWAVVQEVRKMAALKAARRLTGVLRSFCSLVPSTYNSPCSIGPIARLSLLHTNNEQLLTVCTRRPLLSFGSASFGHPVSIVNSVIPLFPSIFNQQARTVITYSLRKGKKKTVKPVVKRFLRLHCGLWLRRRAGYKKKLWKKTSIRKKCLREHVFCNKTQSKLLNKMTTSFWKRRNWYVNDPYSKYHDRPGFPF, encoded by the exons atgTTTCACTACGTCGAAAAGCAGAAGCCACTGCCTCGTTTCTGTTCGCTTTCGTCGAGGACTGACCCTCGCTTGATGCCGTACCGAGCTGGGACTTGGGCGGTCGTACAGGAAGTGAGGAAGATGGCGGCCTTAAAAGCGGCGCGGAGGCTAACAG GGGTTTTAAGATCGTTCTGCTCTTTGGTCCCATCAACCTATAACAGCCCTTGCAGTATTGGTCCTATTGCACGACTATCTTTGCTTCACACCAACAATGAGCAACTATTAACAGTATGTACCCGAAGACCTCTTCTTTCATTTGGCAGTGCTTCTTTTGGGCATCCAGTCTCAATAGTGAACAG TGTAATACCTCTGTTTCCAAGTATCTTTAATCAGCAAGCAAGGACTGTCATCACATATAGCTTgcggaaagggaagaaaaaaactgtaaaaCCTGTGGTTAAGAGATTTCTCCGACTGCACTGTGGCCTTTGGCTACGAAGAAGG GCTGGTTACAAGAAAAAGCTGTGGAAAAAAACCTCTATCCGGAAAAAGTGCTTGAGAGAACATGTATTCTGCAATAAAACACAAAGTAAGCTCCTTAATAAAATGACCACTTCCTTCTGGAAGAGAAGAAACTGGTATGTCAATGATCCCTACTCGAAATACCATGATCGTCCAGGCTTTCCCTTCTGA